GACAACTATGAGAGGTCTGGTCAAGAAAAAGTGCCTTTAATTTATCCTATGGGTATTGCTGAAAATTTCACAGCAACTTATACAGAGGCTAGAGAAATGCTAGAAAGCGAAGATTCTACCTCAACTAGGGTCATAGCGGTACTAACAAGTCCTTTGAACGAGGATTTTAACAATTTAGAATTTCCCCATAGAATTTTTCCGGACGGTTTGTTAGTTCATTATTTTAATGAAGGAGGGGAGAAGAGTATCATTAAAGCAGATTATGGTATTATTTATTCTGCTACAAATGTGATAGATTTACAGGGTAATGTAGTTATTGAGAGTCACGACGGGAAAAAATTGGAGACCCC
This genomic interval from Zobellia roscoffensis contains the following:
- the lptC gene encoding LPS export ABC transporter periplasmic protein LptC, translated to MISSYRYNLKSIAMVFSMAILFLSCQDNYERSGQEKVPLIYPMGIAENFTATYTEAREMLESEDSTSTRVIAVLTSPLNEDFNNLEFPHRIFPDGLLVHYFNEGGEKSIIKADYGIIYSATNVIDLQGNVVIESHDGKKLETPQLFWDQDDNWIFTQETFKFTNPEDGTIMDGEGMDFNRDLSFFHAQKTYGLMTIKEESDD